Part of the Pseudomonas sp. ADAK13 genome is shown below.
GTCGCCGTCCAGGGCGTTGGCTTCAAAAATGACATAAATCCCGAGCAGGTCGGGCTTGTCGATCAGGGCCTGGTGCAGTTGGGTATTCAGCTCCTGGCGCAGTTGCGGGCGGGTCAGCTTGCCCTGCTGTTGCAGTTGCCGCAGGTACCGCACATAGCGCGACAAGCCCTGGCCGTATTCGTGGGTTTGCATAAAGGTGCGTTGCACTTGCATGGCTTGCACTTGCCCCAGGGCCTGCATGTGTTCCCTGGCGGCGGCGGCGAGCATTTCGCTGCTGGCCTGAGCCACGTGCTGGCTGCTCTGGTGGGTCTGGTACAGCGACAGGCTCATCAGCAAGCCGACTACCAACAACAGGCAGAGGCCGGCGAGCAGGGCGATCTTGCTCTGGATCGTGAGGAATTTCTTGTGCATGGCGAAGGCCTTGGCCAGGCGGGGCGATGGCGGCGCCACCGCCCCGGCCGGGCTTAGAAGTTAGTGGCGAACACCACTTGGCTGTAGAGGTTTTTATCGTGGTTGCCCAGCTGCGTGCCGCCCTGGTCGGCGCTCTTGTCCGGCTGGTACAGGCCAATCAGCGGCATCACCGTCAGGTGTTCGTTGACGTGCCATTCGGCATACAGGTCCAGCTCGTGGCCGTCGTTGTTGCCGAGGTTGCGGTCGATGGTCTTGAAGTCGAACAGCACCGCACCGACGCTGAGGTTTTCCAGGGGCGAGACCTTGAACGTGACGTTCTGGATGCGTGAATTGTTGTTGAACGGCCCGGCGTAGTTGCCCGCCACTTCACCCTGGAACCAGGTGCCATAACCACGGCTGAAGCCGTAGAACAGTGGGTCGAAACCTTCCGAGAAACGGCTGTAGCGGTAGCTCACATACGGCGTCCAGGTCACGTCGGCAAAGGTCCAGCCGGCTTCCAGGTACCAGGCGTCTTCGTTGCCGGTGTGGGGTTTGTCCTGCCAGGCGTACTCGCCGGACAGGAACAGGTTGGTCACCCCGGCATTGCCCGTGGCCCGCAGGCTGTAGGTCTTCATGCCGTCACGCTCCAGCTGGGTGGGGGAGGCGTACTGCTTGTCGACATCGGTGGTGTCGATGTAGGTCAGCCCCACGGTGCCTTCGGTGGCCACGTGTTCGAGGGTGGCGACGTACATTTCGGTCTTGGCCTGGGCGCGATTATCGGACTTGAGCCACATCAGGTCGCTGCGCCAGCCTTCCTTGCCGCCGAGGCGCAACACGGCGGTTTCGTCGAAGGCTTTGCGGGCAGCGATGTAGTAGCCGCCGCCGCGATTGAGATCACCATCGGCCACGCCCTTGCCGAAGTTCAAGGCGTCGCCGTCGATCAGGAAGCCGTCGCCGACCACAATGTTCTGGCGGCCGAAGGACAGGTCTACGCCATTCTCGCCCAGGGCCTCAAACAGCTTGCCCGAGCGCCAGCCGAGGTAGGCGTCTTCGAATTGGGTGGTGTGCTCCGAACCGTCGCTGAAGCCGGCAGCGTCGCCGTCGCCCCAGGTGCCGGAGCTCAGCAGGTTGGCCGCGCCGTAGGTGGTGCCGGCGCCGCTGAAGCTCTTGTCGAAGCTCAGGCCGTACTTGACGTAGCCCTCGCGCCAGGACGAGGAACCTTTGACCAGGCGGCCGGAGGGGGCGTAGTTCTGCTGGCTGTGGAAGGCACCGAATACCGCCTCCAGGGTGGCGTTCAGGTGACTGCTGTCATCGGCGTACAACTCATAAGCGCCGGCCTGGTTGGCGCCGATCATCAGCGCGAGGGTCGAGAGACGAAGCAAGGGGGACTTGAGCATGGTGTGGCATCCATTCTTGTTCATGACCACAGGGTTGGGGTCTGCCGCGATACTAATGCTGGCGAAGTGACGTGCCTTTTGTCTGGTTGCCAAAGACTTGACTGTGCTTGCCAGAATCCATGGTTTGGCAGCCCCGCCAACACAACTGGCACGCAGGGCAAAACCCGAGCGACCTTGAGCCCTGACAATCGTCGGCAACTTCGATGGTTTCCAAGGTCGCTTTTCTATGTTCACTGCACACAGATTGTCCCTGGCCGGCGTGTTGTCGCTGGTCCTCGCCCACAACGCCTTTGCCGCTGAATGCGGCCCTGTCCAGAGCCGTGGCGCCCAGGTGTTCGCCAACGAATGCAGCGTGTGCCACGCGGTCACCCAGGGCGGCGCGACGATGATGGGGCCAAACCTGGCCGGCGTGTACGGGCGCAAATCCGGCTCCCTGGCAGGCTTCAGCTATTCCCAGGCGATGCGTGACAAAAACGTCGAGTGGCAAGCCGAAACCATCGCGCAATTCATCACCCAACCCCAGGCGTTTGTGCCCGGCACCTACATGCCCTACATGGGCCTGGCTTCGGCCGACGATCGCCAAGCGGTCGCCTGCTTTCTCAAAGAACAACAGTGAATACAGGTGAATCATGAACAACGTTGAAATCCTGCCGCAGGTGGCTGCATTCCTCGACCGTCGTCATGGCTGCTTTATCGATGGCCGGTGGGTGTTTGC
Proteins encoded:
- a CDS encoding c-type cytochrome; translation: MFTAHRLSLAGVLSLVLAHNAFAAECGPVQSRGAQVFANECSVCHAVTQGGATMMGPNLAGVYGRKSGSLAGFSYSQAMRDKNVEWQAETIAQFITQPQAFVPGTYMPYMGLASADDRQAVACFLKEQQ